The Sesamum indicum cultivar Zhongzhi No. 13 linkage group LG2, S_indicum_v1.0, whole genome shotgun sequence genome contains a region encoding:
- the LOC105178729 gene encoding probable flavin-containing monooxygenase 1, with amino-acid sequence MSSRQANEERRIAIIGAGISGLLACKHAIMKGFKPIVFETQNNIGGVWSNTIHSTKLQSPKDYFQFSDFPWPESVSETFPDHNQVLDYITSYARHFDLFPLINFNSKVVGINYVSSEDTSFWSMWGGSGEPFSAHGKWDVVVQDARRAVEEPKVYQVEFVILCIGKFSELPNVPQFPRSKGANVFNGEVIHSMDYAAMGKVEADKFVENKRVTVVGFRKSALDIAAQIATTNGAKYPCTLLFRRVHWTASENLVRFTFRNLNRFSELMIHRPHESLILWFLALVLSPLRWIFSKLVECYLKWMYPLEEYDMVPDHSFLRQIRSCMLMVLPQNFYERVKEGSLVLKKSGALGFYENGLVLDNDIETVHLETDVVIFATGYKSDEKISNIFTSIEFQKCITASSAPFYRECIHPRIPQLAILGYSESPATLFTFELRSKWLAHFLAGDFRLPSVRGMEEDVERWEKSRRRYSLDDYKRACVGAQLQIHCNDQLCKDMGCNPRRKKWFFPELFSPYHPSDYADL; translated from the exons ATGTCGTCACGCCAAGCAAATGAAGAGCGACGGATAGCAATCATCGGTGCTGGAATCAGTGGCCTTCTTGCATGCAAGCATGCCATCATGAAGGGCTTCAAGCCTATCGTTTTTGAGACACAGAACAACATTGGTGGAGTCTGGTCCAACACCATACACTCAACTAAGCTGCAAAGCCCCAAAGACTACTTCCAATTCTCCGACTTTCCATGGCCTGAATCCGTCTCAGAAACGTTCCCCGACCACAACCAAGTCTTGGACTACATTACATCCTATGCGCGTCATTTTGATCTTTTCCCACTCATCAACTTCAACTCTAAGGTTGTCGGCATTAACTATGTTTCGTCCGAGGATACATCTTTTTGGAGTATGTGGGGTGGCTCCGGGGAGCCCTTTTCGGCTCACGGAAAATGGGACGTTGTCGTTCAGGATGCCCGTCGTGCTGTGGAGGAACCTAAGGTATATCAAGTGGAGTTTGTGATCCTGTGCATTGGGAAGTTCAGTGAGCTGCCAAACGTGCCCCAATTTCCACGAAGCAAAGGCGCAAATGTGTTCAATGGAGAGGTCATACACTCCATGGACTATGCTGCAATGGGCAAAGTTGAAGCAGACAAGTTCGTTGAAAACAAGAGAGTGACTGTTGTTGGTTTCCGGAAATCTGCACTTGATATTGCAGCTCAAATTGCCACAACTAATG GTGCCAAGTATCCATGCACATTGCTTTTCAGGAGAGTACACTGGACAGCTTCTGAGAACTTGGTCCGGTTCACCTTCAGAAATTTGAACCGGTTCTCCGAGCTTATGATCCACCGGCCCCATGAATCCCTAATTCTCTGGTTTCTTGCACTTGTACTTTCACCTCTG CGTTGGATCTTCTCCAAACTCGTGGAATGCTACCTCAAATGGATGTACCCGTTGGAGGAATACGATATGGTTCCCGACCACAGTTTCCTGAGACAGATACGTTCGTGCATGTTGATGGTGTTGCCCCAGAACTTTTATGAGAGAGTGAAAGAAGGCAGCCTTGTCTTGAAGAAATCTGGTGCATTAGGGTTCTACGAAAATGGGCTGGTTTTGGACAATGATATTGAGACGGTTCATTTAGAGACGGATGTTGTTATATTTGCGACGGGATATAAGAGTGACGAAAAGATCTCCAATATTTTCACATCAATTGAATTCCAGAAATGCATAACTGCATCCTCAGCTCCCTTCTACAG GGAGTGCATTCATCCAAGGATTCCACAGTTAGCCATATTAGGGTACTCGGAGAGCCCGGCAACGTTGTTCACCTTTGAGCTAAGAAGCAAATGGCTGGCACATTTTCTCGCAGGAGACTTCAGATTGCCAAGCGTACGAGGAATGGAAGAGGATGTCGAGAGATGGGAGAAGAGCAGGCGTCGTTACAGCCTCGACGACTACAAGAGGGCTTGCGTTGGTGCGCAGCTGCAGATACACTGCAATGATCAGCTGTGTAAGGACATGGGGTGCAATCCTAGGAGAAAGAAGTGGTTCTTCCCTGAGTTGTTCTCTCCCTACCACCCTTCCGATTATGCagatttatga